In Chrysemys picta bellii isolate R12L10 chromosome 22, ASM1138683v2, whole genome shotgun sequence, the genomic stretch aacctcaataaggattctttaaaatacagccagctctcctggactcctttccccctcatgttattctcccaggggatcctgcccatcagttccctgagggagtcaaagtctgcttttctgaagtccagggtccgtattctgctgctctcctttcttccttgtgtcaggatcctgaactccaccatctcatggtcactgcctcccaggttcccatccacttttgcttcccctactaattcttcccagtttgtgcacagcaggtctagaagagctctgcccctagttggttcctcccgcacttgcaccaggaaattggcccctacactttccaaaaacttcctggattgtctgtagAAAGCTGTATTGCTCTcgcagcagatatcagggtgattgaagtctcccatgagaaccagggcctgcgatctagtaacttctgctagttgccggaagaaatcctcgtccacctcatccccctggtctggtggtctatagcggactcccaccatgacatcacccttgttgcacACACTTCTAaatttaatccagagactctcaggtttttctgcagtttcataccggagctctgagcagtcatactcctctcttacatacaatgcaactcccccaccttttctgccctgcctgtccttcctgaacagtttatatccatccatgacagtactccaggcatgtgagttatcccaccaagtctctgttattccaatgacatcatagttttttttccctccatgcTGGACTGACGTTCCAGGGGCCAGTGGCAAAAGGCTGACAGCTGAGGGTCGTTAGCTCGGGATGATCCTCTGTTCTACTATAGACACCCTAGACAATAGACTGGCTCCCAGGGGGTTGTTGAGGGAGCGGGTGGCCTGGCCACGAAGGCACCTGCTCAAGGTCTGGGATCACCGGGGGAGGCCGAGGCAGGTGTCAGCAGGGCTGGAAGGTTACAAAGGGCCGAGGCTGCTCTATTTTGCGTCTTTGTAGATTTTCACCAGCGAAAGAGGAGCGACTCCAGAGCGACCCGCCTCCCCTCGGCTGCTGCGGGATTCTGATGAGGTAAAGGGGACCCTGCAACCTGAACTGAGACAGACCCCAAAGGACTCCCAAGAGTCAGGTGAGCTGGCGAGCGGCATTGCGGTGGGGGGTGGTTGTTTCCTTTATGACCTGGGCTCTCTGGGCTCTGTTAAGTAAAGAGCACTGGGGCTACAACCCTGCATGCGGTGTCTGTGCGCTCAGGGCTACACTGACCACCCGGCCTCTGGAACAGGGAACCCAGCCGGCCCACACCTTCAGGGGGAGTTCTGGGACAAGGGGGTGGGCGTTAAGTTACTGGGCTATTTGGGGGTCAGTGCTGGGCCTGGGGCCTAAGGCAGGTGGGCCGCGGGGCTCCGTTTCTATGAAGGCGTAACAGACAGAGTCAGTGCCTAGGAAATGTGCCCCAGAGGCCACGGCCTACACCAGCACTGCAGCCTGCTGAAACCCAGGGAAGCTCAGAGCACCCATGGACATTCAGTGTCTGAACCCCCGTAGCAATCTCGTGAGCCGCCAGCAGGGACAGCCCAACTGTATCTGGGACAGAGGCCTCTCTTGGGGAAATAGGAGAGCGAGGCAGAGTTGTGCCCCCGGCCCATGGTCTGGCTCTAGGTACCAGAgtctgggagggcaggggaagaaCAGAGCCAGAGAAGCATCAACAGACCCACATCCAAGTTTATTCATTGCACTGGGCTCAAAGGGAACAGCCTGGTTCTGTGCCAGGGCCCATGGCGAGGGGGCGACAGGGGCAGCAGGCCAGGTGGGGCTCTCCAGTTCCCCAGGCTGGGTCTTGGCATCACTACAGCCCTATCTTGCAGCAGCGCGCGGACGTCCAGTCGATGCCGCGGCACTGGCAGTGGCAGATGGAGTCGGAGCGAATGTCCCAGGAGCCACAGCGCATTCCCTGTGGGGGGAAGGCAGGAGGTGGGGTTACGGGAGCAGCTGGTGGCAGGGTCAGCGCCATGGGAGGTAGCGAGATGCcctgttctctcctcctccccagcaccttgggcagagcagggcatctTGCTCTGTcccacagggggagggatagctcagtggcctgctaaacccagggttgtgagttcaattcttgagggagtcatttagggatctggggcaaaaatctgtctggggcttggtcctgctttgagcagggggttggactaaatgacctcctgaggtccctttcaaccctggtattctatgattcaagcAAGGGAGGCCAGTGAGACGTCTCAGGGGCCCACACTTGTTCCAGCTCCGCAGCATCCACTGACCCAGGGACTCGGGAGTGATGCGAATGCCGTTGCTCCAGGCACCGGGCACCTTATGTGCAAGTGGGCCCCAGGCAGGCTGGTGGTCCATCGCTGTCCCAGCTCCACACCCACCCAGGattgcagagggggtggggtccGTGCCCAAGGGGCCCCTCCCTCCTTGGGCCTGTGGGGCATTCGGGAAAGTGCTCTCACCTGCTGGGCAGGAGACAAGTGCCCCACGGGCTGAGACATTCTGGCAGAGTAGCTTGGCTTTGGCCAGGGTGGAGGACACTGCAAGGCAAGAGGCAGAGTTGTAGCCGGCAGGACCCTGGGAGCGGaaaggctgccccctccccccaggctcagGTGGAGAGAAGCTGTGACCTGGGCAGGTGTAACCCACCCAGCCTCGCGCCATGTGGCGCTCTGGCGCCCCCGAGTGGTGCCTGGGCTACATACAGCCGCAGCGCCTGGAGCTGGGTGCTGTAGCTGAACCTATAGAGGCTCCTGGCCTGAGATCTGGACGTCTCATGTTTGATGCCGTTGCCCACAGCCCCCCAGAAGAGTGTTACCCAGGGGAAGCCACTGGGCATCCAGCAAgacagcccccctgcctccctccccccccaccccgggctgTGAAGAaagggcagggatggagggagcaGAAGTAATTCCTGGCTGCTTCCCCCTGCCAAGGCACccctaggtgctggaactgggggcgCTACCGCACCCCCCGGCTTGAAGAGGATTCCATCATATACAAtttagttcagtggctctcagctcccccacaaTACAAATGGTTCCAGCCCCCCTGAATGCAGCCATGTCCGGGTGAGCAGCAGCCAGCTATGAGAtgggtagagccagccctgagagaCCCcaaccagccccactcagcccttgGGGTGAGGTGGCGCTAGCTGTGCAGATGGCACCTCATGGACCCCGTCTCCAGCCACTCCCATGGGTGACTGACCAGTCCAGCGGGTGTGTGctaaggggctgggctgggctgcaggatACATGGGTTTTATTTCTGCCTCTGCCACCAACTCCCTGTGTccccttgggtgagtcacttagtcCCTCTGGATTTCAGTTCCCCTCTGTGCAATGGGGGTGACAATCCGTCTCTTGgcaattctttggggcagggagtgtctcaCCATGgcctgtgcagcgcctggcacgatgGGGCCCAGAGTGCAGCCACTGGAATAGAACTAACAGAAATGCCGGCTCTGTGCTGTGCTCAAGCCTGAATTGAAGCTGAGGAACAGCAGGGAGCCCCAAGGGTTCCAGCTCCCCCTCACCCCGTCTACACACTGAATGGTGCTTGGAGCAGATCCAGGACGGGCACTGAGAGAGCTTCCCAGTGTGGGTTGGCAGGAGcagggatcgaacctgggactcCCGGGGTCTCTGCTTATGTCAAACCCCCAGACCTCTCACCTCTGGGGCAGTATCAGAAACCATGTGGCTCAACCACTAGAGAGCCACAGTGAGAGCATACAATGTTGCTCTTGTATGTGGCTGGTTCCACCAAGTTCTCATGTGGCTTTTCCAGGAAATTCCACCCAGCGGTTTATGGGATCCCATTAATCTTGGGTAAAAAGCAGGAGAAGATTGAACCAGTCACTAACGCTGCCTGTGTCTTATCTCAACAAAACACGTCTGAGCAGTGAGCCTGGACAGGATGCTGCAGTGCTTAGAGCATCAGCCTCGGTCTGGGgtcaagcccctgctctgccacagacttcccgtgtgatcatgggtaagtcacttagcctctccagCCCAGATCTACAAAGGTCCCTTGTTTTTAGACACCCTGTGAGCCACGTAACTCCCACTCGGCCGCTCCCAGTGCACCTGGCACCTAATGCATCTGGTGCCCAAGTGTTTGCAGTAAGAATACACTGGAGAGGGTGCAGGGGTCAGatgtggtggggaggaggagagacaggTACAGCACAGACTGTAAATGAGCCAGTTTGGGAGGAAAACCGTAGCTTTGGCAGCTCCCAGCACATGACGAATTGCAAAGCCAGTTCCTTCGCCCAGTCTGGGGCTCAGAGCAGAGACTGCCGGAGCTTCGCCTTTCGCTGCAAAGTCCCATCCCCCGACCTCCCCTAGCTGTGACCCCCCATCTCTGGGGGAGGCGCCCCTGGGTCAGTTACCTATGGAATTAACCGCTGCCTGCACCTTCAGATCGACCACATTGTCAATGACGCACTGAGCATCCGTGTGGTAGGCAGGCACCAGGAGGGTGAGCAGCAGGAACACGGCAGCCTTCATCACGCCAGGTGCTGAGCTAcctgcaggggagagacccggccgaCACATGagaccccaggacaggagccctCTGGAACCGGTGGCAGGAGCCGAGGTGCACACAGGGCAGTGGAGTGGGGCACAGGCATGAGGgaaagccacagtgccagggaagggggtgagggtcaGAGGGGGGACAGGCAGGCCCaagggggcaggggatgaggggaggagaatgtggggggctggaagggatactCAGGGGTGGGGGAATGTAATGCATCAAataggggaaagggaggaaggatCTGGAACAGGAGACTGGGagcggtgggtgggtggggaggcaggcAGGATGGTAATGGGGGGTTATTGGGGAGGGCTGGAATGGAATCCCCATCCTAGGGGCTAACAGAGCAGGACTGCCTCCATGCTGCCAGTGGGGACCATGTGCACTGGCAGTTGAATTTTCTGGCTAAAATCAAAacacacgacacacacacacacaagggaagGGTTTTCCCACTAGAGGTTTGGACCATTAGCTTCTTAGAGaactgatccccccccccccagtccctctcCAAAACAATATTAAGGTCCCCACAAAAAGatcctcctctccatgctccaagCTGCAGCTGTTTCTCTCGGGGCACAACTGTAAACTGATCTGGTGAAAGCCGTGTGagttgcagtgtggacactcttaaTCTGATGGCATCTCCATTGGTAAGGGACTGACTTAAGATAAACTGACATACGTCTGTTGTGAATCAGGTTAAGAACTGGGCTTCACACCAGTTTTTCAATGAGTTATCCATTACAGACTGATCTGGTTCATGCCATGTCCCCCCTGGGGTGGATGCAGCTATAATAGTATAAAAGCATTTATAGCAAAAGAGTTTTTTAGTAATCAGTAAATCAATGCAAAACTGGGTTTAGACCAGTCCTTATGGGTTTAAAACCAGATTTACATTGATTTAGtttaagggtaacattttcacgTGATTTAGGattctaactcccattgactttcaatgagacaagGCTCCTAGGGGCCAGATGGCCAAagccatttaggcacctaaagatgcacattgacacctaagtcacttttgaaaatggaatgttGGTTCCTAAATCCCTTAGCCACTTTTCAAATCATTATCCCAAGCTGATCCCTTGCTACATGGAGAGGAGCTCGGTTCACGTTGGattaagaagcaacagagggtcctgtggcacctttgagactaacagaagtatcctctgtggcacctttgagactaacagaagtattgggagcataagctctcgtgggtaagaaccttacccacgaaaccttatgctcccaatacttctgttagtctcaaaggtgccacaggaccctctgttgctttttacagattcagactaacacggctaccccactgATAATTGGATTAAGAGCGTCCCCACTGTGCCTGGAACCAGATTAACGCCATcagttttatcattttccatcctcttctccttattaggacatagagaatctccatttatggatcctcccctaagggatgtccgaaccacatgctcctctgcacccAGTTGAAAGCCATTGAAAGTTACACCACTGCCACCCTGACTAtggccaagggagctgggcacATGCAGGAGCTGTGCCCCAAATCCTGCCCCAAGGCTCAGTCTGGAGAATCCCGCCCGATCAATGGTACAAACTCACCTTCTGGCACAATCTTGCAAGATGCTGTTCCCCAGTTTACAAGTTGCCCCTTTAAATAGGAGACAGCTGGAGCAGAGGTGGCAAAATCTTCCATCCCATTGGCTGCTTGACAACTGACTCCCCCTCCCACAAGTGTGGGGCAACCCCAGGACTGTTCCTAGGAAAGAATATTTCTCTTGTAACTTCCCTGTTTGCTCAATCCCTGCCGAGCTGTTCATTGGCAGGGCCAAATTCCCCCTTCGTGTAACTCCATTACGTTGAAGGCATTACACCAGCATAGGCTTTGGCTCTGAGGGTCTGCACAGACCTGGGGCTCCCCCTCTGTGGGAATTTCCAGGGTATTGTAAGGGGGTTGCTGGAAGGCAGGGCCACTCTGGGTTTGGCACCAGCTACCTGCAGATTGGAGACTAAGGGGTGGGCTGCGctgcagctggaggtgtaattaACTTTGCTGGAGCTAGCGAagtgaaaatagcagtgtagcctcGGTGGTGCAGGAGGTGGGATGGGCCAGCTGCCCCACGCATGGACCCTGGGTCCCGGACCGGATCATACTCTGCGTGGCCAGCCCATCCTGCCTCTTGTGCTGCCAACGCTACACAGCTGCTCTAGCCCGCTAGCTCAGTCGgttcctgagctggaaattacacttctGGCTACAGTGTAGAAGCAAGTGCCAGAGATGGGTTGAAAATGCACCAGCAGGATTTGTAGCCCAGcacggggctgggcagggagggcagacatgcaatcagagcccGGCTTTCTGACCTCTCTCTAGCTGCTAGTGTGAGCCCCGTCTCACAGAGCTTCACCCACATGTCCCTAAGGTTGAAATAGAGGTGTCACCGATGGCCAACGCCCAGcaaggcagggaattgattaggggAGATGCCCAGCTGGTCCCAGCAGGCGATCCACACTCCATAAGAAGCAAAAACACACCAAGGTCCTTTGCCAAACCAGGAGAAGCTTCCTTCCAAATCTAAAACTTTGAGCAGGGAGCAAGAGCCACCAGCCACAGATCTGAGTGCTATCCTTCCAGTCCTGGGGTGACTGGCACCTCGAGGCACCTTTGCACAAATTACAGCCGTTCCGATGGTAGCGCTGGGCCACGGGAACATAGAAGCAATTAGCCTGAGAGCTCATGGGCTGTACTAGCTTGTGTGCAGACACAGaaggagagacagtccctgccccaggagctcacagtctaaagaggaggggaaactgaggcagagagaggggaagtgattggCACAAGTTCACTCAGCAAGGCAGTAACAAagcaaggaatagaacccagatttccAGAGTCCCAGCCTGAtattctagccactagaccatgctgcctctaaAGATATGGAATCTAAAGATGAGGCAGGGACCTTCCAAAACCCACACAGAGCGAACCAGGAAAACATCACCGGCCCGACAAGCTGAACAGATGgtgtttagtatcagaggggtagccgtgttagtctggatctgtaaaaagcgacaaagagtcctgtcactttttacagacaGTGTTTAGTCACTCCCATTCTCGCTGCTAAACAAATACCTCAGAGAGGCAATATAGAAGTGTTGTAAATAGTGAGTTTGCAGCAGAGCAGGAAatggaacccaagagtcctgactcccagccaccCTGCTCTAATCCTGTTACAAAGGGGAAATTTCTGTAATATTGTTATGAGTCctatgcatgcctcagtttccctatgtatTTTGCATTGCTACCCAGTGAGTACAGAAGAGTTAAATGTGCTCTTGGATCAGAGCAGAAGCCATGAGGTGATGGGTCACGTAGCTGTCTGGGGTGGAATGAATGGGGCATTAAAGGACTGGCTGAAACTGACCTGTATCAATGGAAGGGCTGGAAAGACAGTGGGAACCCTAAAGACTGAACAACTAGCACCTCTCTGCAGGTGGAACATGTGAACTCGGCATGggcctggtggaggaggagaatggaCTGAGGGGTGGCAGGAAGCTAAGATAAGAGCTGgcctctggggagaggcagagctcACATCTGGGACCGACAAAGAGAAAGGGCCAAAAATGGATTCCAGGCCAGCCTGGCAGGTTGGTGCGCTGGTGTGGCCAGGATGGATGGTGTCTTAGCCTTTGCTTCTCTGCGCTAACCTGGGGACTTGCGGGCTGGGTTCCATCCGAGAAACCTGACTGGTTGTAAAGGCTGCAAGGTATCACTACAAATCCTTGCCGAGGTGTGTTGGGCCCTGAAAAGTGGACAAGTCTCTGGCTAGGAGTCTGTCTCAGCTGCCCCCAAGGGCTAACTATGCCAGGGTGATCTTAGGAATTTCCTGGGGGCGCGGCACCTCCGTCCATTAAGTGATTGACACAACCTCTTTTATTGATACAAAAATCACTATTACCGTAAGCTGAAAGCACCCCGAGTCGCAACTCCATACAATCAGAGGTGAAGCTGTGTCTGCAGCACTCCTCTTCCAATGGCCAGTCTTCAACAGGTTGTCGGGGAGAACGATATGTGACAGCAGCTTTGCTAGTGCTTCTTAGGCATCTCCACAGAGTGTTATGCTTTTGCTTATTTTATAGTCAAGATTTTGGGCGTGCATCAACATTGTGGTTAATACTTGTTTTTGTTCTGCACTCAGTGTCACGATCTGCTGGCTTATTTTTTCCATTCCACTTTCTACTGCTACATGACTTGCCCGCTTTCAGACATTGTGGAGTGATGCTCACTTACACTTAATGGTCAGAAGGGTTTCAAATGGAATTACTCTTCTTTTCCACTGTCAGTCCACTAGAGTGTCAGAGGCTCAGTCGCAGAGAAATTGAGGATATGGGGCCTATTTTTGAGGAAGAGCCGGACCCATTGCGGGGCTGGCCCACTGCAGGGGAGCCTTTGAGGGAATGTTTAAAAGCTAGGACAAAGCAcaggcctgagctccccagccctgctccactctaggtatcTTTCTCAGCTTCTAGGCAACCAGGCCCTTCTCCCACAAAAGCTAGAGGGAGAGTCCTCTTAGCacctggcttccctggcctttatagggaCAGCTATGGTCTGACTGGGGCGTGGTCCCAGCTGTGGCTGGTTCCCCAATCAGTAGAGGCTTGCTGCTCTCCCTAGCAGCAGCCCTCACACAGTCTCAGCCCTgtcccagggctgatttcaagcccttcagggcaggaccGGGTGTCCACTCCGCTACAGACCCCCTTATCCCCACCCTGCAAATGCCCACAGAGTTTGATGAGGTATGAATGCGCTGGGTAGTCAGCAAAGGAAGGCCATATGAGTATAAAACACAAAGTGGGGAAACATGGAATGGAATCTGTAAAGCTAGGGCAGAGATTGTAGccttattaaataataataataagagtaAGAAATGTACAATATTGCAAACTATGGCCATGGCTGTTAGATGGTTACAACAACATGCCACAAAATTGGCAGGGCTTGTaacagaaacaaagaaaatgttagaaaaagcaacagaaacaaCACAAAAGCATCAGACACTGGGAGAACACATTCAGGTTTTGCAAGAGCAGGTAACGACTCCCTCTCCACTCTCTGGGGTAAGGGTTCCCAACTGCTTTAGCCCACGGAACCCCACTCAGGAGCTAATAATAGAACCTTCAttgtcaaatatttttacataccaGTTAAGTTTTCCTTGATATCCTCTCCCAGTTTGCTAAATTTGCTGCTGCTGTCTACTTTACAACTTGACAGAGTTAATTAATTTCTTTCTTGGCTCAGGTTTCCCTGTCTCCCTTGCTCTTCCCCTTTGCCCCCGTCTCTCCTCACTTCTGCTCTTTCCTTGTgttaaaagttaaaagttatagttatgtaagcagagtcaggataagctctaccctgacatctggtgatgaattatggtgagggtggaaaagaacttcaggggctgatcttgttttgCATaagcacacccacccgcctagcctgggacaataacaactgaaagtggttactttggctggtgtgggatctccagtttctctgttattggggcaggaagaataaagtgttgttaccctgattctgtgactCAAGGCCAGTGGAattgttgtatgacagagggactcaccagtaactaagtagcactcactagacaaggggcatgggttacaaaacccagtgaattaagAGAGGTTGGGGGACAGGTATgtatatctgatggtatgggtgTGTCTGGAACACTAATGCACTAtttccctcctctctctttctaCTGTTGAATAGCAAAGCTAAGTTTGCTTCtcttaggagtctagctagaagttgctgaactgaatttgctttgggccaatagtgcaccagccttggggctcccctactataagctgaaatcactaacagagctaaaattgctgagctgagatcactgagtgctgtgttaaccagtgggggagcctgaagatatgtTGCTAAGTAGCTGGTAGAGCCAAGCAGTTTGTAGGACTGCAGTTTGGAGCAGCTCATGGACCAGCGAGCGGAGCGGTgccatttgcgggggcagctggagtggttcatgagacggtgagtggagtggagcggcaggcagagctgagcagtttgtgggacggttggactGGCCCACGGAacggggagcagagcggagcagtttgcggggacgactggaggagcgGCACGACGcagctggtagagcggagccattcatggtaaaggctgcagcagaactccacggagaggtggggcagtcggcctcggaccacgtaaggttccccttgtgaaagttactagtgaccccccccttaacagagcagcctttatgtcaaccagtggccattagggggaagcagacatttcaagtacacagtagcctgaacttttcaactgtcttcccttcaaggccttaaggtagttggagctggtcccaagccggttttcagcaaaagcacgggtctgacaaccaccaatcaagtgttaacactgcaaggacctttatctgaatgtgtataaaggatctgtaaaatgtgtgtaagacagagtttttgtactaaggtgcaaagctctcctttcttctgcagaataaagcaactcttccttatccctgtctggctgttattggctctcagctaggtggacccgatatttcagtAACAGTTTCtagcgactccgccgggactctcctagctcggacattagACTCCGGATGGCTGCGGCGAATTGGGAACGGCGCCAACAGGGTGTTTCGCCCCTATTCTCTGCTTCAcggcagcccctggggttcgtgatctgataaggtgagtcctaataggataaggagacactatctggttctggtctggttaaccggttaatgaatttctgtcttatacatttgggcgttaggtgtgtggacggaactgagcctctcatttgtaattcctcagagtggaagccatcgcgtgtgatgaagctctgaggtcgaattgggatccttctgtcccgtcccctgtagcggtcagtattagtagaaattcctgtagtaggatcctattaggccataattccctctgttctctgtgtaattctctgttagagtgtcagcaggcagatgggtgggtctctagtaattaggccataattccctttgttctctgtgtaattctctgttagagtgtcagcaggcagatgggtgggtctctggtaaaaccctctgaggatagccctttggattatatgttaagtaaatggtctttacccggtgtttaaaaagaaatagttacaccttgtgtagaaattgatgtggctagtgttgtggaaattgaattgtggataggatgtgcattttccccagaacatgtgcagtgtatattgtagcagaggtaaaagaaatgcaaacctaccaatataagttgtgttgtctctttcagatcactgggtttttgaaagcaggagttagaagtaaaag encodes the following:
- the LOC135977183 gene encoding resistin-like, with product MEDFATSAPAVSYLKGQLVNWGTASCKIVPEGSSAPGVMKAAVFLLLTLLVPAYHTDAQCVIDNVVDLKVQAAVNSIVSSTLAKAKLLCQNVSARGALVSCPAGESTFPNAPQAQGGRGPLGTDPTPSGMRCGSWDIRSDSICHCQCRGIDWTSARCCKIGL